In Ipomoea triloba cultivar NCNSP0323 chromosome 7, ASM357664v1, a single genomic region encodes these proteins:
- the LOC116024489 gene encoding two-component response regulator ORR22-like isoform X1 has protein sequence MTVEETMRNMGVDRENYHNFPLGMRVLAVDDDPICLKLLEGLLRKCQYHVTTTSQARMALNMLRENKDRFDLVISDVHMPDMDGFKLLELVGLEMDLPVIMLSANSDTKLVMKGITHGACDYLVKPVRIEELRNIWQHVIRRKKSESKGQNQDNGYRGNGEGGQGFPLTGSAEQNALLNKKRKDEEDETNENEDPSSQKKPRVVWSIELHRKFVAAVNQLGIEKAVPKRILELMNVEGLTRENVASHLQKYRLYLKRISSVATQQANMVAALRGKDSAFMRMASLDGLGDFQALGGPGRFNHATLSTYTPADMLGRLSSATGVSIRNLSASALVQSNHAQNLENSLGSDGNLNPNISLSSHNAATLFQGIPSPLAVQELNPLENSRALTAATAFADSGSVIGSSMNPMMLQGSPKQGLIGGGFGNQHSLNMASLSSELYNTGVNSSSNFLGHGRSSENWQTSIQVSEFQSGSYPLTETFSHIQLPQNCEREHESSAATHLHSSPVGFSSTTSASTTFEDSREPQVPSQLWGDSKQNQNSNDIFRNLSSHVPPSLSQGMYQTSGNLNTKMNSFLMHRSNAGSLVLFHQNGNEMPTPDPRTRSIEDNLLESTKTHGAFVSQGFDALDDLMNAVIKQEQDGGILVGEFGFDAYPFGSCM, from the exons ATGACTGTGGAGGAAACTATGAGGAATATGGGTGTTGATAGGGAAAATTACCACAATTTCCCACTGGGTATGAGAGTTCTTGCTGTTGATGATGATCCTATTTGCTTGAAATTATTGGAAGGCCTGCTTAGAAAATGCCAGTATCATG TAACTACAACTAGTCAGGCAAGAATGGCACTGAATATGTTGAGAGAAAACAAAGACCGATTCGACCTGGTAATCAGTGATGTTCATATGCCTGATATGGATGGTTTTAAACTGCTTGAACTTGTGGGTCTCGAGATGGACCTTCCAGTCATCA TGCTGTCAGCTAATAGTGATACCAAGCTTGTAATGAAGGGAATAACTCATGGTGCTTGTGACTATTTGGTGAAACCTGTGCGAATTGAGGAGCTGAGGAACATCTGGCAACATGTAATCAGGAGAAAAAAGTCGGAATCCAAGGGCCAAAATCAAGACAATGGTTATCGTGGAAATGGAGAAGGTGGGCAGGGGTTCCCACTGACAGGTTCCGCGGAACAGAATGCATTACTCAACAAGAAAAGGAAGGATGAAGAGGACGAGACTAATGAGAACGAAGACCCATCCTCGCAGAAAAAGCCTCGTGTGGTTTGGTCTATAGAACTTCACAGGAAGTTCGTTGCAGCTGTTAACCAGTTGGGCATTGAAA AAGCTGTACCTAAAAGGATTCTTGAACTGATGAATGTTGAAGGGCTTACTCGTGAAAATGTGGCAAGCCATCTACAG AAATATAGGCTTTACTTGAAAAGGATCAGTTCAGTTGCAACCCAGCAGGCGAACATGGTGGCTGCTTTAAGGGGTAAAGACTCGGCTTTCATGAGAATGGCTTCACTAGATGGGCTTGGAGATTTTCAAGCATTGGGTGGACCTGGAAGATTTAATCATGCTACATTGTCTACATATACACCTGCTGACATGCTTGGTAGACTAAGTAGTGCCACTGGTGTAAGTATTCGCAACCTTAGTGCATCCGCCTTGGTCCAGTCAAATCACGCCCAAAATTTGGAGAACTCCCTTGGTTCTGATGGGAATTTGAACCCAAACATTTCGCTTTCAAGCCATAATGCTGCTACTTTGTTTCAAGGAATTCCATCGCCTTTAGCTGTACAGGAGCTGAATCCTTTGGAAAATTCTCGGGCGCTTACTGCTGCAACTGCATTTGCAGATTCTGGATCTGTTATTGGTAGCTCAATGAATCCTATGATGCTTCAAGGAAGCCCCAAGCAAGGGCTAATCGGGGGAGGATTTGGAAACCAACATTCTCTCAACATGGCTTCTTTAAGTTCTGAACTTTATAATACTGGTGTCAATAGTTCCTCCAATTTTCTTGGCCATGGCagatctagtgagaattggcaGACTTCTATTCAAGTTTCAGAATTCCAGTCTGGCTCTTATCCTTTAACCGAAACATTCAGTCATATCCAGTTGCCTCAAAATTGCGAGAGAGAACACGAGTCTTCAGCTGCCACGCATTTACATAGCAGCCCTGTTGGCTTCTCTTCCACAACCTCAGCTTCTACAACTTTCGAAGATTCAAGAGAACCCCAAGTACCCAGCCAACTGTGGGGCGATAGTAAACAGAATCAGAACTCAAACGACATTTTCAGAAACTTGAGCTCTCATGTTCCACCTTCTTTAAGCCAGGGTATGTACCAAACGAGTGGCAACTTAAATACAAAGATGAATTCATTTTTAATGCATCGGTCAAATGCAGGATCTTTGGTTCTCTTTCACCAAAATGGGAATGAAATGCCAACTCCAGACCCCAGGACAAGATCCATCGAAGATAACCTTTTGGAGTCTACAAAGACACATGGGGCATTTGTATCTCAAGGCTTTGACGCGCTGGATGATCTAATGAATGCAGTGATTAAGCAG GAACAAGATGGAGGCATATTGGTtggggaatttgggtttgatgCTTACCCATTTGGTTCTTGTATGTGA
- the LOC116024489 gene encoding two-component response regulator ORR22-like isoform X2, translated as MTVEETMRNMGVDRENYHNFPLGMRVLAVDDDPICLKLLEGLLRKCQYHVTTTSQARMALNMLRENKDRFDLVISDVHMPDMDGFKLLELVGLEMDLPVIMLSANSDTKLVMKGITHGACDYLVKPVRIEELRNIWQHVIRRKKSESKGQNQDNGYRGNGEGGQGFPLTGSAEQNALLNKKRKDEEDETNENEDPSSQKKPRVVWSIELHRKFVAAVNQLGIEKAVPKRILELMNVEGLTRENVASHLQKYRLYLKRISSVATQQANMVAALRGKDSAFMRMASLDGLGDFQALGGPGRFNHATLSTYTPADMLGRLSSATGVSIRNLSASALVQSNHAQNLENSLGSDGNLNPNISLSSHNAATLFQGIPSPLAVQELNPLENSRALTAATAFADSGSVIGSSMNPMMLQGSPKQGLIGGGFGNQHSLNMASLSSELYNTGVNSSSNFLGHGRSSENWQTSIQVSEFQSGSYPLTETFSHIQLPQNCEREHESSAATHLHSSPVGFSSTTSASTTFEDSREPQVPSQLWGDSKQNQNSNDIFRNLSSHVPPSLSQGSLVLFHQNGNEMPTPDPRTRSIEDNLLESTKTHGAFVSQGFDALDDLMNAVIKQEQDGGILVGEFGFDAYPFGSCM; from the exons ATGACTGTGGAGGAAACTATGAGGAATATGGGTGTTGATAGGGAAAATTACCACAATTTCCCACTGGGTATGAGAGTTCTTGCTGTTGATGATGATCCTATTTGCTTGAAATTATTGGAAGGCCTGCTTAGAAAATGCCAGTATCATG TAACTACAACTAGTCAGGCAAGAATGGCACTGAATATGTTGAGAGAAAACAAAGACCGATTCGACCTGGTAATCAGTGATGTTCATATGCCTGATATGGATGGTTTTAAACTGCTTGAACTTGTGGGTCTCGAGATGGACCTTCCAGTCATCA TGCTGTCAGCTAATAGTGATACCAAGCTTGTAATGAAGGGAATAACTCATGGTGCTTGTGACTATTTGGTGAAACCTGTGCGAATTGAGGAGCTGAGGAACATCTGGCAACATGTAATCAGGAGAAAAAAGTCGGAATCCAAGGGCCAAAATCAAGACAATGGTTATCGTGGAAATGGAGAAGGTGGGCAGGGGTTCCCACTGACAGGTTCCGCGGAACAGAATGCATTACTCAACAAGAAAAGGAAGGATGAAGAGGACGAGACTAATGAGAACGAAGACCCATCCTCGCAGAAAAAGCCTCGTGTGGTTTGGTCTATAGAACTTCACAGGAAGTTCGTTGCAGCTGTTAACCAGTTGGGCATTGAAA AAGCTGTACCTAAAAGGATTCTTGAACTGATGAATGTTGAAGGGCTTACTCGTGAAAATGTGGCAAGCCATCTACAG AAATATAGGCTTTACTTGAAAAGGATCAGTTCAGTTGCAACCCAGCAGGCGAACATGGTGGCTGCTTTAAGGGGTAAAGACTCGGCTTTCATGAGAATGGCTTCACTAGATGGGCTTGGAGATTTTCAAGCATTGGGTGGACCTGGAAGATTTAATCATGCTACATTGTCTACATATACACCTGCTGACATGCTTGGTAGACTAAGTAGTGCCACTGGTGTAAGTATTCGCAACCTTAGTGCATCCGCCTTGGTCCAGTCAAATCACGCCCAAAATTTGGAGAACTCCCTTGGTTCTGATGGGAATTTGAACCCAAACATTTCGCTTTCAAGCCATAATGCTGCTACTTTGTTTCAAGGAATTCCATCGCCTTTAGCTGTACAGGAGCTGAATCCTTTGGAAAATTCTCGGGCGCTTACTGCTGCAACTGCATTTGCAGATTCTGGATCTGTTATTGGTAGCTCAATGAATCCTATGATGCTTCAAGGAAGCCCCAAGCAAGGGCTAATCGGGGGAGGATTTGGAAACCAACATTCTCTCAACATGGCTTCTTTAAGTTCTGAACTTTATAATACTGGTGTCAATAGTTCCTCCAATTTTCTTGGCCATGGCagatctagtgagaattggcaGACTTCTATTCAAGTTTCAGAATTCCAGTCTGGCTCTTATCCTTTAACCGAAACATTCAGTCATATCCAGTTGCCTCAAAATTGCGAGAGAGAACACGAGTCTTCAGCTGCCACGCATTTACATAGCAGCCCTGTTGGCTTCTCTTCCACAACCTCAGCTTCTACAACTTTCGAAGATTCAAGAGAACCCCAAGTACCCAGCCAACTGTGGGGCGATAGTAAACAGAATCAGAACTCAAACGACATTTTCAGAAACTTGAGCTCTCATGTTCCACCTTCTTTAAGCCAGG GATCTTTGGTTCTCTTTCACCAAAATGGGAATGAAATGCCAACTCCAGACCCCAGGACAAGATCCATCGAAGATAACCTTTTGGAGTCTACAAAGACACATGGGGCATTTGTATCTCAAGGCTTTGACGCGCTGGATGATCTAATGAATGCAGTGATTAAGCAG GAACAAGATGGAGGCATATTGGTtggggaatttgggtttgatgCTTACCCATTTGGTTCTTGTATGTGA